In Spinacia oleracea cultivar Varoflay chromosome 5, BTI_SOV_V1, whole genome shotgun sequence, a single window of DNA contains:
- the LOC110782019 gene encoding LOB domain-containing protein 16, which produces MAAGTGAGSPCGACKFLRRKCASDCIFAPYFCSEQGPARFAAIHKVFGASNVSKLLLHLPVHDRCEAVVTIAYEAQARIRDPVYGCVAHIFALQQQVAYLQAQLVQAKSQLANTLVDNRSIENQWTTTTTTTTNGNYPGIIQTAGFQTQSCPTTTTTTNRNNNNNNNYINNNNPISPQSSLDSIDQQNVSHDHHGMMVMAMQDYGGVIQAKSEGIIGKKRTHNDMGELQELALRMMRN; this is translated from the exons aTGGCAGCAGGAACAGGAGCAGGATCTCCATGTGGAGCGTGCAAGTTTTTACGCCGAAAATGCGCGTCGGATTGCATTTTCGCCCCGTATTTCTGCTCCGAACAAGGCCCGGCCCGTTTCGCTGCCATACATAAGGTGTTTGGAGCTAGTAATGTGTCTAAACTACTCTTACATCTTCCTGTGCATGACCGTTGTGAGGCTGTTGTTACTATTGCTTATGAAGCTCAAGCCCGGATCCGTGACCCGGTTTATGGTTGTGTTGCCCATATCTTTGCCTTGCAACAACAG GTTGCATATTTACAAGCACAATTAGTACAAGCAAAGTCACAACTAGCCAACACTTTGGTAGACAACAGAAGCATAGAAAATCAatggacaacaacaacaacaacaacaacaaatgggAATTATCCAGGCATTATTCAAACAGCAGGTTTTCAGACACAAAGttgcccaacaacaacaacaacaaccaacagaaataacaataataacaacaattacattaataataataatccaaTATCTCCACAAAGTTCACTTGACTCAATTGATCAACAAAATGTAAGTCATGATCATCATGGAATGATGGTAATGGCAATGCAAGACTATGGTGGAGTAATTCAGGCAAAATCGGAGGGTATTATTGGAAAGAAAAGAACACATAATGATATGGGTGAGCTTCAAGAATTGGCCCTTAGGATGATGAgaaattga
- the LOC110784216 gene encoding amino acid transporter AVT1I-like, which produces MSNSMELEANIEPSSDEGNTSFLKTLFNGLNAVIGVGILSMPYALASGGWLSLILLLAISGAAGYAGILTKRCMDANPKITTYAEIGEFAFGKFGKTIVSIVLYVDLYLVLTGYLILEGDNLHNLFPEMNIHLHGGINIGGKQSFVMIIAVALLPTVWIDNLNILAYVSATGVLSAVLILGSVVSVGIFDGVGFHNKGELINWKGIPTAMSLFMFSYSANPVFPTLYSSMQKKHHFSKVLIIGFACATICYTAMAIVGYLMFGSTLQSQITLNLPTNTISSKIAIYTAWISPLSKYALMMEPVAATTESWFPKYQKNKGFKIIIRTILVATQVVVAITIPFFGSLMSLVGALLSATASITIPCLCYLKISKKSRRSIEHMFIMLIVVLSLGIVALGTYTSIRSIIKETINRQHRH; this is translated from the exons ATGAGTAATTCAATGGAGTTAGAGGCAAACATCGAACCCTCGAGTGATGAAGGCAATACCTCGTTCTTGAAGACGTTATTCAATGGCCTCAACGCGGTCATAG GAGTGGGAATACTATCAATGCCATATGCCCTAGCCTCAGGAGGCTGGCTAAGCCTAATCCTCCTCCTAGCCATCTCCGGCGCAGCCGGCTACGCCGGCATACTAACAAAACGATGCATGGACGCGAACCCGAAGATCACAACCTACGCCGAAATCGGCGAATTCGCGTTCGGAAAATTCGGAAAAACAATCGTATCAATCGTTCTATACGTAGACCTTTACTTAGTCTTAACAGGTTACTTAATCTTAGAAGGGGATAATCTACACAACTTATTCCCAGAAATGAACATTCATTTACATGGTGGCATTAACATTGGTGGGAAACAGAGTTTTGTTATGATTATAGCTGTCGCACTTCTTCCGACAGTTTGGATTGATAATCTCAACATTCTTGCTTATGTTTCCGCAACGGGTGTTTTGTCTGCTGTTTTGATACTTGGATCGGTTGTTTCGGTTGGGATTTTTGACGGCGTTGGGTTTCATAATAAAGGTGAACTTATTAATTGGAAAGGGATTCCAACTGCTATGAGTTTGTTCATGTTCTCTTATAGTGCTAATCCTGTGTTTCCTACGTTGTACTCTTCCATGCAAAAGAAACACCATTTTTCCAAG GTACTAATCATCGGATTTGCATGTGCAACCATATGTTATACAGCAATGGCAATAGTAGGATATCTAATGTTTGGTTCAACGTTACAATCACAAATAACATTAAACCTACCAACAAATACAATAAGTTCAAAAATCGCGATATACACAGCATGGATAAGTCCATTATCAAAGTACGCACTGATGATGGAACCTGTTGCAGCAACTACTGAGAGTTGGTTTCCAAAGTACCAGAAAAACAAAGGTTTTAAGATAATAATACGAACTATTTTAGTCGCGACACAAGTTGTCGTGGCTATTACGATTCCTTTCTTCGGGAGTCTCATGTCACTTGTTGGAGCTTTACTTAGCGCGACAGCTTCAATTACGATTCCATGTTTGTGTTACTTGAAGATTTCGAAGAAGAGTCGAAGATCTATTGAACATATGTTCATCATGTTGATTGTAGTTCTTAGTTTAGGGATTGTTGCACTTGGTACTTATACGTCAATACGTAGTATAATTAAGGAAACAATTAATAGACAACATCGTCATTAG